One Oryza brachyantha chromosome 3, ObraRS2, whole genome shotgun sequence DNA segment encodes these proteins:
- the LOC102717511 gene encoding protein PYRICULARIA ORYZAE RESISTANCE 21 isoform X1, whose product MIAGKMRRTIIVKVDLECERCYAKIDRVLTRIRDKGEFEIEDIEFDVKHNKVIVSGPFDPDKLADKLCCKACKIIKEIEIVDLPPPPPPPEPPKKEEPQPPPPEPESKPEPPPAVVIVEPPAAPEPEPEPEPEPEPEPPKKEPPKEEPPPPPPPKQEPCPPPPKIVEVPYPWPYPYPWPSDCCCHHGHGGCHCCSCGKEPAPAPAPPQYIPCYPPQQPYPCGGYRIVCEEDPSYACAIM is encoded by the exons ATGATTGCAGGAAAG ATGCGGCGGACCATTATCGTCAAGGTGGACCTGGAATGCGAGCGCTGCTATGCCAAGATCGACAGGGTGCTCACCAGAATCAGAG ACAAGGGTGAGTTCGAGATCGAAGACATCGAGTTCGACGTGAAGCACAACAAGGTGATCGTGTCGGGGCCCTTCGACCCCGACAAGCTCGCGGACAAGCTCTGCTGCAAGGCCTGCAAGATCATCAAGGAGATCGAGATCGTCGacctcccaccgccgccgccgccgccggagccgcccAAGAAAGAAGagccccagccgccgccgccggagcctgAGTCGAAGcctgagccgccgccggccgtggtGATCGTCGAGCCACCGGCCGCGCCGGAACCCGAACCGGAACCCGAACCCGAACCTGAGCCGGAGCCACCAAAGAAAGAGCCGCCGAAGGAGGAgccccctccaccgccgcctcccaaGCAGGAGCcttgcccgccgccgcccaagaTCGTGGAGGTCCCTTACCCTTGGCCCTACCCCTACCCGTGGCCGTCCGACTGCTGCTGCCaccacggccacggcggctGCCACTGCTGCTCCTGCGGGAAGgaaccggcgccggcgccggcgccgccgcaatACATCCCCTGCTACCCGCCGCAGCAGCCCTACCCCTGCGGCGGCTACAGGATCGTCTGCGAGGAGGACCCCTCCTACGCCTGCGCCATCATGTGA
- the LOC102717511 gene encoding protein PYRICULARIA ORYZAE RESISTANCE 21 isoform X2, giving the protein MRRTIIVKVDLECERCYAKIDRVLTRIRDKGEFEIEDIEFDVKHNKVIVSGPFDPDKLADKLCCKACKIIKEIEIVDLPPPPPPPEPPKKEEPQPPPPEPESKPEPPPAVVIVEPPAAPEPEPEPEPEPEPEPPKKEPPKEEPPPPPPPKQEPCPPPPKIVEVPYPWPYPYPWPSDCCCHHGHGGCHCCSCGKEPAPAPAPPQYIPCYPPQQPYPCGGYRIVCEEDPSYACAIM; this is encoded by the exons ATGCGGCGGACCATTATCGTCAAGGTGGACCTGGAATGCGAGCGCTGCTATGCCAAGATCGACAGGGTGCTCACCAGAATCAGAG ACAAGGGTGAGTTCGAGATCGAAGACATCGAGTTCGACGTGAAGCACAACAAGGTGATCGTGTCGGGGCCCTTCGACCCCGACAAGCTCGCGGACAAGCTCTGCTGCAAGGCCTGCAAGATCATCAAGGAGATCGAGATCGTCGacctcccaccgccgccgccgccgccggagccgcccAAGAAAGAAGagccccagccgccgccgccggagcctgAGTCGAAGcctgagccgccgccggccgtggtGATCGTCGAGCCACCGGCCGCGCCGGAACCCGAACCGGAACCCGAACCCGAACCTGAGCCGGAGCCACCAAAGAAAGAGCCGCCGAAGGAGGAgccccctccaccgccgcctcccaaGCAGGAGCcttgcccgccgccgcccaagaTCGTGGAGGTCCCTTACCCTTGGCCCTACCCCTACCCGTGGCCGTCCGACTGCTGCTGCCaccacggccacggcggctGCCACTGCTGCTCCTGCGGGAAGgaaccggcgccggcgccggcgccgccgcaatACATCCCCTGCTACCCGCCGCAGCAGCCCTACCCCTGCGGCGGCTACAGGATCGTCTGCGAGGAGGACCCCTCCTACGCCTGCGCCATCATGTGA